Proteins from a genomic interval of Xylocopa sonorina isolate GNS202 chromosome 6, iyXylSono1_principal, whole genome shotgun sequence:
- the Yip2 gene encoding yippee interacting protein 2 has protein sequence MSAITKGIFIVAAKRTPFGTAGGIYTNKSATDLSIAAATSALQSAKLKPEKVDNVILGHVLPFSSGDGAFASRHISLKCGIPLEKPSFAVNRLCGSGFQSIVSGAQSILTGESKIVLTGGVENMSQVPFVVRNVRYGTSLGQKYEFEDALWVGLMDTYCNLPMAMTAEKLGSQFGLTREEVDKFALRSQQLWKAANDAGHFKEELVPVTVTVKRKEVVANTDEHPRPQTTLQSLAKLAPIFKKDGLVTAGSASGVCDGAAVVILASEEAVKTEGLTPLARLVGYSVVGVEPSIMGIGPSPAINQLLKITNKTLNDIELVEINEAFGAQTLACAKDLNLDINKLNVNGGAIALGHPLGASGSRITGHLVHELRRRKAGKLGVGSACIGGGQGIAVMVEAL, from the exons ATGTCTGCTATAACGAAAG GTATTTTTATTGTGGCTGCAAAACGTACCCCGTTTGGTACAGCAGGTGGGATATATACTAATAAAAGTGCAACTGATTTGTCAATTGCTGCTGCCACATCAGCTTTGCAGTCTGCCAAATTGAAGCCTGAAAAAGTAGATAATGTTATTCTTGGACATGTATTACCT TTTTCGTCTGGTGATGGAGCCTTTGCATCACGTCATATTTCATTAAAATGTGGCATACCTTTGGAGAAACCATCTTTTGCAGTCAACAGATTATGTGGATCTGGATTTCAATCGATTGTTAGTGGTGCACAG AGCATCTTAACAGGAGAGTCTAAAATAGTTTTAACAGGAGGAGTAGAAAATATGAGTCAAGTTCCCTTTGTTGTAAGAAATGTTCGTTATGGTACAAGTTTGGGGCAGAAATATGAATTCGAAGATGCTTTGTGGGTCGGTTTAATGGACACTTATTGTAATTTACCAATGGCCATGACTGCAGAAAAGCTTGGATCCCAATTTGGCCTAACAAGAGAAGAGGTAGATAAATTTGCTCTAAGAAGTCAACAACTATGGAAAGCTG CCAATGATGCTGGTCATTTCAAGGAGGAGCTTGTACCTGTAACAGTAACTGTAAAAAGGAAAGAAGTTGTTGCTAATACAGATGAACATCCGCGACCACAAACAACACTTCAGAGTTTAGCTAAATTGGCTCCTATTTTTAAAAAAGACGGCTTAGTTACAGCAGGATCTGCATCT GGTGTTTGTGATGGTGCTGCAGTTGTTATCTTAGCTAGCGAAGAAGCTGTTAAAACAGAAGGACTTACACCATTAGCACGTTTAGTAGGATACAGTGTTGTAGGTGTAGAGCCCAGTATTATGGGAATTGGACCATCTCCAGCTATTAATCAACTTCTTAAGATTACCAATAAAACTTTGAATGACATTGAACTTGTTGAG ATTAATGAAGCATTTGGAGCTCAAACATTGGCATGCGCTAAAGATTTGAATTTAgatataaataaattaaacgtAAATGGTGGAGCTATTGCTCTTGGACATCCATTGGGTGCATCTGGCAGCAGAATTACTGGACATCTTGTACATGAATTAAG GAGACGGAAAGCTGGGAAATTAGGAGTTGGTTCTGCCTGCATTGGCGGAGGTCAAGGCATAGCCGTAATGGTGGAAGCTCTTTAA